The Rothia sp. SD9660Na DNA segment ATGGCCCGCCGCGGCACCCCCTTTGTTGGCGTGCTCTACTGCGGTCTGGCAGCTACCTCCCGCGGCATCCGAGTGATCGAATTCAACGCCCGCTTTGGCGACCCCGAAACCCAGGCAGTGCTTGCCCGCCTGCGCACCCCGCTGGGCGGCGTCCTTCTGGCAGCGGCCAAGGGCGAACTGCCCGCCGACCTTGCTCTTGACTGGGACCCCCGCACCGCCGTTGACGTGGTCATGGCAGCAGAGAACTACCCCGATACTCCCCGCAAGGGCGATGCCATCACCGGCCTGGACGCCGCCAACCAGCGCGAGAACGTGCACGTTGACCACGCAGGTACCGCCCTCGACGGCGAAGAGATCGTCACCGCCGGTGGCCGTGTGCTGGCTGTCGTCGCCCTGGGCGAGAACCTCACCGAAGCCCGCGAGGCTGCCTACGCCGGCGTGCGCGACATTACCTGGAAGGGCGCCCAGTACCGTTCAGACATTGCGCTCGCCGCCGCCGAGAATCGTATTCAGATTCCCGCCCAGAACTAACCTCCCCGTGACTGCCCACCGTACCCCGTGTGGGCAGTCACTTTTCTATCACCTCACAGCCCACCTGCACACCCCAGGAGAAAATCATGAGCCATACCCCCGTAGACATTCCCGGCTGGAAGCACGTATATTCCGGCAAGGTCCGTGACCTCTATATTCCCGATGAGGATACCCAGGACGTTACCGGCCTGAACGTGAAGGACGACGCCGAACTGCGTGCCGGCTCCGTGATGGTGGTTGCCACCGACCGCATCAGCGCCTTCGACCAGGTGCTTCCCACCGAGATTCCCGATAAGGGCAAGATTCTGACCCAGATGTCCCTCTGGTGGTTTGAGCAGCTCAAGGGGGTGCCCAACCACGTGCTGTCTACCGACGTACCCGAGGTGGTAGCAGGCCGCGCCATGATCTGTAAGTCTCTGAACATGTTCCCGGTTGAGTGCATCGTGCGCGGCTACCTGACCGGCTCGGGCCTGGCCTCTTACCGCAAGACCGGTAAGGTCAACGAGTTTGAGCTGCCCGCCGGTCTGGTGGACGGCTCCCGCCTGGAGCCCGCCCTCTTCGCTCCTACCGGCAAGGCAGAGGTGGGGGAGCACGATGAGCCCATCACCCGTGAAGAGCTGGACGCTGAGGTGGGGGAGGCTATCGCCGACCGCCTGCAGGAGCTGACCCTCTACGTTTACGAAACCGCCGAGAAGATTGCCCGTGAACGCGGTATTATTCTGGCTGATACCAAGATTGAGTTCGGTACCGACTCCTACCGCGGTGAAATTACCCTGGGCGACGAGGTCCTGACCCCCGATTCCTCCCGTTTCTGGGATGCTAATGACTATGAGCCCGGCCGCGCCCAGGCATCCTTCGATAAGCAGTATGTGCGGGACTGGCTCAAGAGCGAGGAGTCGGGCTGGGACGGCACCGGCCCTGTGCCTGAGCTCCCTGCCGAGGTCGTAGAGAAGACCCGTGCCCGCTACGTTGAGGCCTACGAGCGTCTAACCGGTCAGACCTTCCAGGCCTAGACCTGCCCATCGCGCACCTTCTGGTGGTACTCGTAATGGGCGGCCCCGATTTCTGAGAGGGCGTAGAACCAACGAATGTGCTCAGCGACTGTTCGCTGGGCACGTTCTGCATCTCCGGCAATAACCGCCGCGTAGATGGCCCGGTGCTGCTCTTGGAGTTCCCGTTTGGTTGCTTCCCAGTCGTCGAGGTAGGGCACGGCCTCCTGCACGTAGCCCACGGTTGCTAGGTGCAGGGAGTCGATAACGGTATCCATCACGATGTTCCCACCGAGTGACGATATTTCGTAGTGGAAGCGGGTGTCGCAGAAGTGGAAGCGGTCGTCGCTAATATCTGAGTGGTCCATTTCTTCGAGGTACTGCCGGGCGGTGGCGAGGGACGCGGCGTGTTCGGGCTGGTGGGCTACATCGGCGGCACGCGCGGCAGCTTCGCCTTCGAGCAGGACGCGGGTGCTCACGATATCTGCGACCGGCAGGGTGCGGGTGGCGATGTGCATGCGCAGGGCCCAGCCGAGGGCGTCCGAGGGTTCCGAGACCACGACAGCGCCGGCCTTGGGGCCTGAGCCCACACCTGACCGAATGAGCCCCACTGCGGAGAGAATGCGCAGGGCTTCGCGTACCGAGGCCCGGGAGATGCCGTATTCCTCTGCCAGGGAGCGCTCACCGGGCAGGCGGTCGCCGACGCGCAGCTGGCCGTGGCGCAACCGGTGTTCGATGGACTCGAGCAGGGCGGTATAGGTGGGCTCTTTTTCTTTCACGCGCTATCTTTCAGGTGGGGTAGGTACATAGACAAGGTATAGGTAAGGGCGGTGCAGTTCCAACGTGTGTTACGTGGGACTGCACCGCCCTTTGTGTGCCTAGATTATAGATGTGAACCTGTGATTAGTGGCCGGTGAGGTAGGGCTCAACCAGTAGGCTGGAGAGAACGGTTGCCTGGAGGAAGACCAGAGCACAGACGGCCAGCAGCAGGATGAAGGACCAGCCGAGAACTGCCTTGAAGATTTCGGACTCCTTGCCTTCCATGTTGACCGAGGTGGCCGCGATGGCGAGGGACTGGGGTGAAATCATCTTGCCGACTACACCACCGGTGGTGTTAGCTGCCAGCATGAGTTCGGGGTGGGCACCGGTCATGCCGCCTTCTTGCAGGTGCTCAGCGGCGGTGACCTGGAGTTTGGAGAAGAGGGCGTTGGCTGAGGTGTCGGAGCCGGTGACGGCGGTGCCGACCCAGCCGAGGACGGGTGCCAGGAAGGCGTAGGCTACGCCGAGGGAGGCGACGTATTCACCGATGGCAACGGTCTGGCCGGAGTAGTTCATGACGAAGGCCAGGGCTAGAACCAGGGCGATGGTGGCAGCTGACCAGCGCATCTTGTAGGCTACGGCGCCGATTTCCTTGAAAGCGTCAGCGATGGAGAGCTTGTACTTGCCGTTTTCGTTGAAGATGGCGTAGAGGATGGCAACCAGGATGCCGGAGATCAGCAGGTAGGTGCCGGGGTTGCCGAGCCATGCCCACTTGTAGACGGTGTCTACTGCGGTGCCGTCCGCCTTGAGCAGACGTTCAGAGAGTAGAGGCATATCGAACTTGACGACGGTGGTCTTGAGCCAGTTGACCAGCGGGGTGTAGAGGTTTGCAACACCGAAGATGATGACAACGACCAGGTAGGGCATGAGGGCCATCCAGATGCGGCGGCCGGGCAGGTGCTCAACTTCGAGGGGGGCGGTGATGCCGTAGCGTTCGCGCACGCCCTCAACGCCGCGGGGCTTGACAAAGCGCAGGAAGACAACGGCTGCTGCGATGGAGACGATGCAGGCTACGACGTCGGTGAGCTGGTAGACGAAGTAGGTTGCTGCCCACCACTGGGCGATAGAGAAGGAGGCGCCGATGACGGCTGCGTGCATCCAAGCGTCCTTGAGGCCCTTGACGCCGTCGAGGATCCAGAGCAGGATGAAGGGCACGAAGAAGGCGATGAAGGGGGCCTGGTGGCCGACGAGGGCGGCGATGACGGCTGCGTCCTTGCCGCCGACTTCACCGGCGGTGGTGATGGGGATAGCGACGGCGCCGAAGGCTACGGGGGCGGTGTTGGCGATGAGGACGGTGGTAGCTGCCTTGAGGGGCTTGACGCCGAGGGCCAAGATCATGGTTGCGGTAATAGCAACGGGGGCGCCGAAGCCTGCGAGTGCTTCGAGCAGGCCGCCGAAGCAGAAGGCGATGAGGATGGCCTGGATACGTAGGTCGCCGCCGCCGATGAGGTCGAAGGTGCGGCGCAGGTCTTCAAAGCGGCCGGAGAGTACGGTGACCTGGTAGAACCAGATGGCCATGAGGATAACCCAGACGATGGGGAAGAGGCCGTAGATGCCGCCGCGGAAGGCAGACATGCCAGCGAGATCCCAGGGCATGCCGAAGCCGAAGATAGCAACGAGCAGGGCGACCAGCAGGGAGACGAGGCCTGCGACGTGAGCGCGGGCCTTGAGGCCGAGCAGCATGATAAAGAATGCCAACAGCGGCAGGGTGGAGACCAGGGCGCTGAGCGCGAGGCTTCCTCCTACGGCGTCGGTTACAGCGGTGTAGGTATTTTCCACCGTATTCTCCTTAGTGATGTGTGGTATGGCTGGGCGTCACATCTGTGGGGCACTGAGCCAAAAAATATGAGGCCTAACCTCCTGTGGTCAGACCATTGTTTTTCGAGGTCTACGTTACATGAGATGGTTCACTTTCGCCAAGCTGTGGCCGCATCTATGTGCGGTATTTTTTTATCTCCTGTGGTTTTGTGGGTTTTTCGGGGTTTTTGGGTGTGATCTTGTGTTGGTATGTGCCTACTTGTGTGGCTCTTGGGGCGCGCAGGCGCTCGTGGCGAGGGAGCAGAGTTCTTTCAGCTTTCTTTATGTGGTCAGACCGTTAGATTATTTGCATAAGAAAATATGCTCTATTTAAAGTATCGAAACACCGACCCCATCGTGTTAAATGGGGGAGTAGGAAAAAATCTAACAGGCACCCCGCCCGCCCTTCCTCTCCCACCCGGCCACCGGCGTCCGCGCCCCTGAACCGGTGAGGAAGATGCGGGCTGCCCATGCCGCACAGAAGAAGAGAGAACCAACATGCGTGTCGCACTGTTTTCAACGTGCATCGTCGACGCAATGTACCCCAAGGTAGCTAAGGCTACCGTTGACATCCTGGAGCGTCTCGGCCACGAGGTCGTCTTCCCACAGGGCCAGACCTGCTGCTCCCAGATGCACGTCAACTCGGGCTACTTCGACGACGCCTACCCCATTGTTAAAACCCACGTACAGGCCTTTGAAGAATGGGACTTTGACGCGATCGTTGCGCCCTCAGGCTCCTGCGTTGCCTCTCTCGGCCACCAGCAGCCCATGATCGCAGAGCGGGTAGGCGACGACGCCACCGCACGCGCTGCCGCCTCACTGGCTGCCCGCTCCTTCGAGCTCTCCCAGTTCCTCATCGACGTCTGCGGCATCACCAATGCAGCAGAACAGCTGGGCTCCTACTTCCCCGAGAAGGTCACCTACCACTCCTCCTGCCACGGCATGCGCCTGCTGGGTCTGGGCACCCGCCAGGAAGATCTGATCCGCACCGTTGAGGGCCTGGAATACACCCAGATTGATGGTCTTGACCAGTGCTGCGGCTTCGGTGGAACCTTCTCCTTCAAGAACGCAGACACCTCCGGCGCCATGGTTGCCGACAAGGTAGAGAATATCGAAGCAACCGGCGCATCAATCTGCACCGGTGGCGACTCCTCCTGCCTGATGAACATCGGCGGCGCCCTCTCCCGCAAGAACTCACCCGTACAGACCGTACACTTCGCCGAGATTCTTGCATCCACCAAGGAAAACCCGCTCAAGGTCACCGGCCCTGTAGCTGTTACCGCAGGAGGTAAGTAAAGCCATGTCAACCACCGCACTCGGCATGCCCAAGGTCCGCCACGGCGTCGGCAACATCTTCGAATTCGAGCCCTTCCCCGAATATGCAGAGAAGGAACTCCAGAACGAGCAGTTGCGCGCCAACCTGGGCTTTGCTACCCACAAGATTCGTAATAAGCGCGCCGCCGTCATCTCAGAACTGCCCGACTGGCAGGATCTGCGCACCGCAGGTTCCATGATTAAGCAGAAGGTCATGGCTAACCTCGACACCTACCTCGAAGAATTCGAAAAGAACTTCACCGCCCGTGGCGGCCACGTGCACTGGGCCCGCGACGCTCATGAGGCCAACGAAATCGCCCTCAAGCTGATCCAGGCCGAAGGCGTCACCGAGGTCAACAAGATTAAGTCAATGGCCACCGCCGAAACCGGCCTCAACGAGTTCCTCGAAGAGCACGGCATCCACGCTATTGAAACCGACCTAGCAGAAGAAATCGTGCAGCTGGGCGACAACGACCGCCCCTCCCACATCCTGGTGCCCGCAATCCACCGCAACCGCACCGAGATTCGCGATATCTTCCTCAAGAAGATTGAGGGCGTCAACCCCAACCTCACCAACGACCCCGCAGAACTAGCAGAAGCCTCCCGCTTCCGCCTGCGCGAAAAGTTCCTGACCAACAAGGTCGCTATCTCAGGCGTCAACTTCGGTATCGCCGAAACCGGTACCATGACCATCGTTGAGTCTGAAGGCAACGGCCGTATGTGCCTGACCCTGCCCGATACCCTGATTACCTTTATGGGCATCGAAAAGCTGCTGCCAACCCTGCAGGATCTCGAGGTCTTCACCCAGCTGCTACCCCGCTCGTCCACCGGTGAGCGCATGAACCCCTACACCTCCATGTGGACCGGTGTAACCCCCGGCGACGGCCCTCAGAACCTGCACGTCATCCTGATGGACAACGGCCGTACCGCAGCCCTGGCCGACCAGGTTGGCCGCCAGGCCCTGCACTGCATCCGCTGTTCAGCCTGTATGAACGTCTGCCCCGTCTACGAACGTGCAGGTGGCCACGCCTACGGCTCCACCTACCCCGGCCCCATCGGCGCAATTCTCTCCCCCCAGCTGGGCGGTATCGAGAACCAGTACAACTCCACCCTGCCTTACGCGTCCTCCCTCTGCGGCGCCTGCTACGAAGCCTGCCCCGTTAAAATCAATATTCCCGACGTGCTGGTTCACCTGCGCGGCAAGGCCGTTGACCACGAAAAGGCTCAGGGCGAATTCGCCGGTGGCAAGAAGGACCGCCACGTGCAGATGGACGCCATGATGTTTGGTGCCAAGAAGCTCTTCAGCTCAGGCGCCCTCATGGCCCTGGCTACCAAGGGCCTTCCCGCCTCTAAGCTGATCACCGGCAAGAGAGGCAAGATTACCAAGCTGCCCGGTATCGTCGGCGGCTGGACCGAATACCGTGATATCCCGGCACCCCCCAAGACCTCCTTCCGCAACGAGTGGAAGAAGGAACGCGGTTCTGCTCCCAAGCGTGTAGGCGGCGAACGCGTTGACCTTCAGGCCATTATTGCCGCTAACCAGGCTAAGCTTGCCGAGGCCCACGCCAACGCTGAGACCGCTAACCCCATCGCCCCCAAGGAGGCCAACTAATGTCTGATGCAAAAGCAGAAATCCTGGGCCGCATCCGCGCCTCCCTCTGGGACAATCCCCAGCCGGCTGAGCCCGTCCGCGCCTACCGCCGCGAAAGCGACAAGGGCAGCGAGGAAATCATCGAGATGCTGGTCGACCGCCTAATCGACTACAAGGCTAACGTCTACCACGAGACCGAAGAAACCATCGCCGCCCGTGTGGGTGAGCTGCTGGGTAAGTCCTCCCGCTACGTGGTACCCACCGGCCTCAAGGCCGAGTGGCTGCCCGAAGACACCGCAGCCCGCTCCCGCGTGGTTGACTCCGGTAACGCCAACAAGCCCGGGGCTCTCTCTGTGCGCGAGCTCGACGCCATCGACGCGGTTGTCACCTCTTCGACCGTCTCCTGCGCTGAAACCGGCACCATCGCCCTAAACAGCACCGAGACCGAAGGCCGCCGTGCCATCACCCTGGTACCCGACCACCACATCTGCGTGGTTCCCGTCGATACCATCGTCGAGCTGATCCCCGAGACCGTGGCTCGCCTGAACTTCGACAAGCCCATCACCTGGATCTCAGGCCCCTCCGCAACCTCAGACATCGAGCTGATTCGCGTTGAAGGTGTGCACGGCCCCCGTACCCTGGACGTCATCATCCTCAAGTAGGCTCATACCTGATCTGTGATAGAAAGGGCCCCCTTGCTCAGGCAAGGGGGCCCTTTTATTGGGTGCTTCAAGGGGAAGCTAGGGATTCGGACGCTTGATGACGGGAAGAGCGCCCGTAGCCGCCCGCACCGCGGCGGCCCGCTCTAGCTTCTTAGCGCTACGACGCTGCCGGGAACCTGAGCCGCCATCGGCCTCTGAGTTGCTACCGGCGTCTTTACGCCCTACTGCCCCGATGGCCGAGGCCCACAGGGGGAAGAGAAGGACGGTCAGCGCCCCACCTGCCACCAGCAGGGAGGCGTTTTGTTCGCTGAGCAGATCGTTGGCCAGCGCCACCTCGGTGACAGCAACAATGATGGGCAGACCCGCCGCAGAGTAGAGCCCCAGCTGGAGCTTTTCCTGCACGGTGGTGAGCCCCGAACCGGTATCGAAAAACTTTTCAGCGGCAAAGACCGGCAGGCCGCGCACCGCCAGAATACCGAGCACGATGCCGGCAAGGAGCAACGGCTGCTCCCAGATGACAGACACCTTAATGCCCATGCCTGAGCTGACGAAGAAGAGGGGGATAAGGAAGGAGAAGCCCAGGGTTTCAAGGCGCTTTGAGAAGGGTTCAAATGCGCCCTCGGGGGTGAGAGAGCGCAGGATGATACCGGCGGCAAAGGCCCCCAGCACCACATCGAGCTCAAAGACCGCGGCAACCATCATGAGGGTGGCCAGCAGAAACATGGCCAGGCGGAGCATGGTCTGGCTGGTGGTGTTAGCTTCAGCTGCCATAGTGCGGCGCAGGCCAGGAATGTGCTCAAAGAGGCGGTGGGGCACAATCGCTGAAATCACCGCGATCACCATAAAAGCGAGCAGAATCATTACCGCTACCCAGGGGGCATGCGATGAGAGCAGTAGTGACATGGCGAAGATGGGGAAGAGCTCACCGATAGCCCCGTGCACCATCACCCCGTCGCCCACCTTTGTGCCCGATTTTCCGTGGCTCTTGAGGAGGGGTAGGAGCGTGCCCAGGGCGGTGGAACTCAGGGCAATACCGATGACCGCGTAGGTAGAGAAAGAATCCGAAAACTGGGAGAGGCTCATCGCCAGAACCAGGCCGAGGGTGAAGCTCACCAGCCAGGACCCCACAGCGAAGGCCCCCTGGCGCCCGCGCAGGGCTCCGGCGTTAATTTCGTAACCAGCCAGCAAAAAGAGCAGGCCCAGACCCAGATCCTTCACCAGAGCAACCCCGCCGTCGGTACTCGCGAAGCCTAGCACCTCGGGCCCGATCAGCACACCGAAGATCAGCAGGAAGACAACATCTGGAATTTTCTTCTGAACGAGGGCGGACGCCAGCGGCGCCAGCAGGGCAGCGGCGGCTATCCAGAAGATAGAAATATACTCGCTGGTCGCTGATGAGCCAGCGGCCAACAGGACGGCGTCAGTAGGGTAGGTATTCATGGTGGCTTTCATCGAGGTGAGAGGCAACCTATCTAGTGTGCCATGTGTGCCCCTGTCCGCGCAGGGTGGCGGGGCAGTGTTAGGCTAAAGCATGTATTTATTGAGGAGTATTGCGTGACCGACCTAAAAACCGCAGGCCGTGTTATCGGTATTGACCTGGCTCGCTGTGCTGCTCTGATTAGCATGTTTATCGCCCGTGGAGCCCCCGGCGGTGGCCCCGGTGGGATGTTGAACCTGAGTGAGTTTCTGACTGCCCCGCTCTTTGCCTTCCTCTTAGGGGCGGGCGCTTTCTTTTCATCTCAGCGTATGAGCTTCCCCGCCCTCTTTGCCTCTTCGGTGGTGCGGGCTATAGCCCTGGTTGCTCTGGGGCTCTACATCGGTACCTGGGGCGCCCAGGTCGATATCGTACTGGAGTACCTGGGGCTGCTGAGTCTGCTTGTGGCCCCCCTTGTCTTCCTGCCCTCCTGGGCCCTGGCCCTCCTGGCTGTGGGTAGCTGGTGGTTTGCGGCGTCCGCCCGGACCTACTTCCAGCCCCAGGCTATGCAGGCTTCTCTTGACGGCAGCTACACTGCCTACCTCTACGAGTGGATGTTTACCGGCCAGAACTACCAGGTCTTTACGCTGCTGACCTACGCCTGCATCGGTGCGGTGATTGCCTTCCTCATCGAACGCTGGGGTGTCTGGGTCGATGTAGCCCTGACCTTGTTGGGGAGTCTGGTGACCGGCGGTCTCTTCTGGTACTCCCGTTTTGCTGTTGCAGAGTTCCTTCCCTACACCTCCAGTCGGCTTGAGATTGCCTTTAGCCTGGCATCCTGCCTGGCGACCGTGGGCTGGTGCTGCCTGCTGGCGCGTGCTCTGGCCGGGCGGGAGCACCTGGCCGGTGTACCGGTAGCGGCTGGGCGCATGACCCTTTCCCTCTATGTGCTCCAGATAGCCGTGCTAGCCCTGTATTCCAACTATGCGCCGGCCTACGGCCTGCCTGCCTCGGATAACTCCTGGGCTAT contains these protein-coding regions:
- a CDS encoding FCD domain-containing protein — its product is MKEKEPTYTALLESIEHRLRHGQLRVGDRLPGERSLAEEYGISRASVREALRILSAVGLIRSGVGSGPKAGAVVVSEPSDALGWALRMHIATRTLPVADIVSTRVLLEGEAAARAADVAHQPEHAASLATARQYLEEMDHSDISDDRFHFCDTRFHYEISSLGGNIVMDTVIDSLHLATVGYVQEAVPYLDDWEATKRELQEQHRAIYAAVIAGDAERAQRTVAEHIRWFYALSEIGAAHYEYHQKVRDGQV
- a CDS encoding L-lactate permease, which gives rise to MENTYTAVTDAVGGSLALSALVSTLPLLAFFIMLLGLKARAHVAGLVSLLVALLVAIFGFGMPWDLAGMSAFRGGIYGLFPIVWVILMAIWFYQVTVLSGRFEDLRRTFDLIGGGDLRIQAILIAFCFGGLLEALAGFGAPVAITATMILALGVKPLKAATTVLIANTAPVAFGAVAIPITTAGEVGGKDAAVIAALVGHQAPFIAFFVPFILLWILDGVKGLKDAWMHAAVIGASFSIAQWWAATYFVYQLTDVVACIVSIAAAVVFLRFVKPRGVEGVRERYGITAPLEVEHLPGRRIWMALMPYLVVVIIFGVANLYTPLVNWLKTTVVKFDMPLLSERLLKADGTAVDTVYKWAWLGNPGTYLLISGILVAILYAIFNENGKYKLSIADAFKEIGAVAYKMRWSAATIALVLALAFVMNYSGQTVAIGEYVASLGVAYAFLAPVLGWVGTAVTGSDTSANALFSKLQVTAAEHLQEGGMTGAHPELMLAANTTGGVVGKMISPQSLAIAATSVNMEGKESEIFKAVLGWSFILLLAVCALVFLQATVLSSLLVEPYLTGH
- a CDS encoding LutB/LldF family L-lactate oxidation iron-sulfur protein, with translation MSTTALGMPKVRHGVGNIFEFEPFPEYAEKELQNEQLRANLGFATHKIRNKRAAVISELPDWQDLRTAGSMIKQKVMANLDTYLEEFEKNFTARGGHVHWARDAHEANEIALKLIQAEGVTEVNKIKSMATAETGLNEFLEEHGIHAIETDLAEEIVQLGDNDRPSHILVPAIHRNRTEIRDIFLKKIEGVNPNLTNDPAELAEASRFRLREKFLTNKVAISGVNFGIAETGTMTIVESEGNGRMCLTLPDTLITFMGIEKLLPTLQDLEVFTQLLPRSSTGERMNPYTSMWTGVTPGDGPQNLHVILMDNGRTAALADQVGRQALHCIRCSACMNVCPVYERAGGHAYGSTYPGPIGAILSPQLGGIENQYNSTLPYASSLCGACYEACPVKINIPDVLVHLRGKAVDHEKAQGEFAGGKKDRHVQMDAMMFGAKKLFSSGALMALATKGLPASKLITGKRGKITKLPGIVGGWTEYRDIPAPPKTSFRNEWKKERGSAPKRVGGERVDLQAIIAANQAKLAEAHANAETANPIAPKEAN
- a CDS encoding (Fe-S)-binding protein; translation: MRVALFSTCIVDAMYPKVAKATVDILERLGHEVVFPQGQTCCSQMHVNSGYFDDAYPIVKTHVQAFEEWDFDAIVAPSGSCVASLGHQQPMIAERVGDDATARAAASLAARSFELSQFLIDVCGITNAAEQLGSYFPEKVTYHSSCHGMRLLGLGTRQEDLIRTVEGLEYTQIDGLDQCCGFGGTFSFKNADTSGAMVADKVENIEATGASICTGGDSSCLMNIGGALSRKNSPVQTVHFAEILASTKENPLKVTGPVAVTAGGK
- a CDS encoding LUD domain-containing protein, with amino-acid sequence MSDAKAEILGRIRASLWDNPQPAEPVRAYRRESDKGSEEIIEMLVDRLIDYKANVYHETEETIAARVGELLGKSSRYVVPTGLKAEWLPEDTAARSRVVDSGNANKPGALSVRELDAIDAVVTSSTVSCAETGTIALNSTETEGRRAITLVPDHHICVVPVDTIVELIPETVARLNFDKPITWISGPSATSDIELIRVEGVHGPRTLDVIILK
- a CDS encoding cation:proton antiporter, producing MNTYPTDAVLLAAGSSATSEYISIFWIAAAALLAPLASALVQKKIPDVVFLLIFGVLIGPEVLGFASTDGGVALVKDLGLGLLFLLAGYEINAGALRGRQGAFAVGSWLVSFTLGLVLAMSLSQFSDSFSTYAVIGIALSSTALGTLLPLLKSHGKSGTKVGDGVMVHGAIGELFPIFAMSLLLSSHAPWVAVMILLAFMVIAVISAIVPHRLFEHIPGLRRTMAAEANTTSQTMLRLAMFLLATLMMVAAVFELDVVLGAFAAGIILRSLTPEGAFEPFSKRLETLGFSFLIPLFFVSSGMGIKVSVIWEQPLLLAGIVLGILAVRGLPVFAAEKFFDTGSGLTTVQEKLQLGLYSAAGLPIIVAVTEVALANDLLSEQNASLLVAGGALTVLLFPLWASAIGAVGRKDAGSNSEADGGSGSRQRRSAKKLERAAAVRAATGALPVIKRPNP
- a CDS encoding phosphoribosylaminoimidazolesuccinocarboxamide synthase; this encodes MSHTPVDIPGWKHVYSGKVRDLYIPDEDTQDVTGLNVKDDAELRAGSVMVVATDRISAFDQVLPTEIPDKGKILTQMSLWWFEQLKGVPNHVLSTDVPEVVAGRAMICKSLNMFPVECIVRGYLTGSGLASYRKTGKVNEFELPAGLVDGSRLEPALFAPTGKAEVGEHDEPITREELDAEVGEAIADRLQELTLYVYETAEKIARERGIILADTKIEFGTDSYRGEITLGDEVLTPDSSRFWDANDYEPGRAQASFDKQYVRDWLKSEESGWDGTGPVPELPAEVVEKTRARYVEAYERLTGQTFQA